In Hirundo rustica isolate bHirRus1 chromosome 2, bHirRus1.pri.v3, whole genome shotgun sequence, one genomic interval encodes:
- the GPR83 gene encoding G-protein coupled receptor 83, whose translation MLSCFVWLTLPDLVNAFVIPGKVPLNGSLEKTSAVPNASGLFSWDNESLADWRSFVDRSRYGAESQSATVKALLIAAYSFIIVFSLFGNVLVCHVVIKTRRVHSATSLFIVNLAVADLMITLLNTPFTLARFVNSTWIFGKGMCHVSRFAQYCSLHVSALTLTAIAVDRHQVIMHPLKPRISTGKGVLYISVIWIMATCFSLPHAIYQKLFTFEYSEDVTRCLCLPDFPEPADLFWKYLDLTTFILLYVLPLLIISAAYVTVAKKLWLRNVIGDVTTEQYFVLRRKNKKTIKMLMLVVVLFAVCWFPLNCYVVLLSSQTIHTNNALYFAFHWFAMSSTCYNPFIYCWLNDSFRSELKALLNMCRKRPRPTEQRLPSAVPSYRPAWPENGSFKRTQAPHVFPPSSTLQSGKTDISAVEPIVAAS comes from the exons ATGTTATCCTGCTTCGTCTGGCTCACCCTCCCCGACTTGGTTAACGCCTTCGTGATCCCCGGAAAGGTGCCCCTCAACGGGAGCTTGGAGAAGACTTCTGCGGTCCCGAACGCGTCGGGTCTCTTTTCCTGGGATAACGAGAGCCTGGCCGACTGGCGGAGCTTTGTGGACAGGAGCCGGTACGGAGCGGAGTCGCAGAGCGCCACGGTGAAAGCCCTGCTCATCGCGGCGTACTCCTTCATCATCGTCTTCTCCCTCTTCGGCAATGTCCTGGTGTGCCACGTTGTCATCAAGACGAGGCGCGTGCACTCCGCCACCAGCTTGTTCATCGTGAACCTGGCCGTAGCCGATCTCATGATCACGCTGCTCAACACGCCTTTCACGCTG GCTCGTTTTGTGAACAGTACCTGGATCTTTGGGAAGGGGATGTGCCATGTCAGTAGGTTTGCACAGTACTGCTCCCTCCATGTCTCTGCCTTGACCCTTACAGCCATTGCTGTGGACAGGCACCAG GTTATAATGCACCCCTTGAAACCTCGCATATCTACTGGAAAAGGAGTTCTCTACATCTCTGTAATCTGGATCATGGCAACTTGTTTTTCCCTACCGCATGCTATCTACCAAAAGCTCTTTACCTTTGAATACAG TGAGGATGTCACCCGGTGCCTGTGTCTGCCAGATTTCCCTGAGCCTGCTGACCTCTTTTGGAAGTACCTTGATTTAACAACCTTCATTTTGCTCTACGTCTTGCCCCTTCTGATCATCTCCGCTGCCTACGTGACGGTGGCAAAGAAACTCTGGCTGCGCAATGTCATCGGGGACGTCACCACGGAGCAGTACTTTGTCCTTCGCAGAAAGAATAAGAAGACCATCAAGATGCTGATGCTCGTTGTCGTCCTCTTCGCGGTTTGCTGGTTCCCTTTGAATTGCTACGTCGTCCTCCTCTCCAGCCAGACCATCCACACCAACAACGCCCTGTACTTCGCCTTCCACTGGTTTGCAATGAGCAGCACCTGCTACAACCCCTTCATCTACTGCTGGCTCAACGACAGCTTCCGGTCGGAACTAAAGGCTTTGCTCAACATGTGCAGAAAACGCCCCAGGCCCACGGAACAGAGGCTTCCCTCCGCAGTCCCATCCTACCGACCGGCTTGGCCAGAAAACGGCAGCTTCAAGAGGACGCAGGCCCCCCATGTCTTTCCGCCGTCCTCCACCCTGCAGTCGGGGAAGACAGACATCTCTGCAGTTGAGCCAATAGTAGCTGCGAGCTAA